Proteins encoded by one window of Arachis hypogaea cultivar Tifrunner chromosome 1, arahy.Tifrunner.gnm2.J5K5, whole genome shotgun sequence:
- the LOC112763982 gene encoding uncharacterized protein, whose translation MRTIKEVLNMTQKTSCWIVGNVVSIEVGKDEWSYISCKTCLKKVVENKDRYQLQIIVTNGSSCMKLLLWNKEAEKMVGKVAVKVKELCTLMLKLIDPLNSSCILQFNEMQANTPITEMDDETNGHAVIRLSKDSAVESNGDSSYQAPAKRSCADACDGSTVKASVSVDVQVSANKTFKRNCGKKKMD comes from the exons ATGCGAACTATAAAGGAGGTCCTTAATATGACTCAG AAAACATCGTGCTGGATTGTTGGCAATGTTGTATCCATAGAGGTTGGTAAAGATGAATGGTCCTATATATCGTGCAAGACATGTCTGAAGAAGGTTGTAGAGAACAAAGATAG GTATCAGCTACAAATTATTGTGACTAATGGAAGTAGTTGTATGAAGCTCCTTCTTTGGAACAAAGAAGCAGAGAAAATGGTGGGAAAGGTTGCTGTGAAAGTTAAAGAGTTATGT ACTTTAATGTTGAAACTAATTGATCCCTTAAATTCATCTTGCATCCTGCAATTTAATGAGATGCAAGCAAATACCCCTATAACTGAAATGGATGATGAAACCAATGGACATGCTGTAATTCGTCTCTCCAAG GATTCTGCTGTTGAGAGCAATGGTGACAGCTCCTATCAGGCTCCAGCCAAGAGATCTTGCGCTGATGCATGTGATGGCTCCACGGTAAAAGCATCTGTGTCTGTAGATGTTCAAGTATCGGCGAACAAAACATTTAAGAGGAACTGTGGAAAGAAAAAGATGGATTGA
- the LOC112706041 gene encoding uncharacterized protein yields the protein MDTKSLQPRTRTTTSDDCPPKSPEFEFWMVRNPSCPQPDILSADELFVDGVLLPLHLVSSKTQIHNTDTQQTSTSSSQPDPPPPPEPSASITDSSPAAATLSSSKRWRDIFRKSSEKKNSENNNSAQENDNEKDKAKKKDRKGGASTASAAELNINIWPFSRSRSAGNAVTRPKLFPGAPVTRKTNSAPCSRSNSAGESKSRKWPNSPGRGGVHLGRSSPVWQVRRGGSTSKNTEPLFLNHEKWSKRETSTVGRRSKVSSSGGEGGKARVLNINVPTCIGYRTHLSCRSDVMNSAVGSNSTVRPSNGNGNSNGADGGNVGSKLFNLRSLFKKTLLTSH from the coding sequence atggACACCAAAAGCCTACAACCTCGAACAAGAACAACCACCTCTGATGATTGCCCGCCAAAGTCGCCGGAGTTTGAGTTCTGGATGGTCCGAAACCCGTCTTGTCCCCAACCCGACATCCTGTCCGCCGATGAACTCTTTGTCGACGGCGTCCTCCTTCCTCTCCACCTTGTCTCTTCGAAAACCCAAATCCATAACACCGACACGCAACAAACATCTACTTCCTCATCACAGCCGGACCCGCCTCCACCTCCTGAGCCATCTGCCTCCATAACCGACTCCTCACCCGCCGCCGCCACGCTCTCTTCTTCCAAGCGCTGGAGAGACATTTTCAGGAAGAGTAGTGAAAAGAAGAACTCGGAGAACAACAACAGTGCACAAGAGAACGATAATGAGAAAGACAAAGCCAAGAAGAAAGACAGGAAAGGCGGCGCCTCCACGGCTTCAGCGGCCGAGCTGAATATCAACATATGGCCATTCTCCAGGAGCAGGTCAGCGGGGAACGCAGTGACCCGACCCAAGCTCTTTCCCGGAGCTCCGGTGACCCGCAAGACGAACAGCGCGCCTTGTTCTCGGAGCAATTCCGCCGGGGAATCCAAGTCCAGGAAGTGGCCCAATAGCCCGGGTCGGGGCGGGGTCCATTTAGGGCGGAGCAGCCCCGTTTGGCAGGTCCGGCGCGGTGGCTCCACTTCCAAGAACACAGAACCACTGTTTCTCAACCACGAAAAGTGGTCCAAAAGAGAAACCTCCACGGTGGGTCGCCGGAGTAAGGTCTCGTCATCCGGCGGGGAAGGTGGAAAAGCGAGAGTTTTGAACATAAATGTTCCGACATGCATCGGTTACCGAACCCACTTGAGCTGCAGAAGTGATGTGATGAACAGTGCCGTTGGTTCTAACAGTACTGTTCGTCCCAGTAACGGTAACGGTAACAGTAACGGTGCTGACGGTGGTAATGTTGGTTCTAAGCTTTTCAATTTGCGCAGCCTCTTCAAGAAAACCCTTCTAACCTCTCACTAG